AGCAGGTGTTTGTCGGGCAGGTCGGCGAGGGCATCGACGAGTTGTTCTTGGGGGACGGGGTCGATGATGCGTTGGAGCTTGGGCTTGTCTGTAGTTTCGACGGCTTCGCGTTTGTGTTCGGGCTTGAGGAGGTAGGTGCGGACGCGGAGGTAGTCGGTGAGGTTGCTTGCTTTGTCGAAGCGGGCCATGCGCTGGGGTGTGATGGGGCTGCCGATGCGCATGGACACGGGGGCCTTGCGTTTGCGGAGCATCTCGGTGGGGAGCATGACGGTGCGGAGGCGGGGGTGGATGAGGCCGGCGGCCTGGAAGAGCTTGGAGTTGTAGCCGTCGAAGAAGACGGGGACGGCGGCGGCGCCGGTCTTCTGGAGGATGCGTGCGACGATGGGGTTCCACTTGGGGTCGATGACGGCGCGCTTGCGGAGTTTGAGGTGCGAGACCTCGCCGGCGGGGAAGACGCCGAGCAGGTGGCCCTCGGCGACCCAGCGCATGGCGTTTCGTGTCGAGGCGAGGTTGTTGCGCACGGCTTCTTTACCTTCGAAGGCGTCGACGAAGAAGAAGCTGTCGCGCAGCTCGGGGATCATCGCGAGCATCGCGTTGGCGAGGAGCTTGCTGTCGGGGCGGTGCTTGTGGAGGAGGGCGGTGAGGATGAGGCCTTCGATGCCGCCGAAGGGGTGGTTGGCGACGAGGACGACGGGGCCGGTCTTGGGGATGCGGCCGAGCTGTTCTTCGAGGACATCGAGCTCGACGCCGAGGTGGTCGAGGGCCTTGTCGGCGAAGTGGCGGGTATCTTCCGGCTTGGCCTGGATCGCCTCGTAGATGGCGTTCATGGCGGGGAAGCGGAGCGCGCGTTCGACGATCGGCCGCGAGGCGCGGATCATGGTGTCGCGGATGGGCTTTTGTCCGGCGACGTTGATCTTGAACAATGGGGTGGGCGTGGACATGGGACGGCTGGCTTTGCATCAGCCGGGCAATCGGTCCCGGTGACCGAATCCCGCCGGGCTTGATCGGCATAGTTTACCATGCCGGTTGTCCCGCAGACGATGAGTGAACCGCGTCGATGCCCGTGATTGCGAGCGAATCCGTTTTTACCTCGGCGGCGCATGTCGCGATGCTGTTCTTGACGGCGTGGGTGATCTTTTCGGCGGTCGCGCTGGGGCGTGTCGCACATGAAGGAAGGGTGAGGAAAGGGTTAGCCGTCGTCGGCGTGCTGATCTGGATCGGTTCCGGGCTGTTCTTTTCGATGTGGCCCACGGAGATGAACGACAGCGGGGGGATGAAGCTCGAAGAGAGCCTGCCGATCCAGGCGTGTGATTTGCTGGCGCTGTTTGCGCCGTTGTCGCTGGTGGTGTCATCGAAGTGGCTGCGTGCGATCGTCTACTTCGGGGCGATCGGGCTGACGACGCAGGCGTTCCTGACGCCGGTGATCGAGACCGGGCCGGGCACGATGCGGTTCTGGGTGTTCTGGGCGGTACACATCTCGATCGTGCTGTGTGCACTGTTCGAGCTCATGGTGGGGGGGTACCGGCCCGATGTGATTGCGCTAATGCGGGCGATTGGTTTCTGGCTGGTGTATGCGCTCGCGATGATTGCGCTGGACGCCAAGACCGGGTGGTACTACGGCTACCTCGGGCCGGAGATCCCCGAGACCGCGGAGGACTCGATCTTGCAGTACCTGGGCGACTGGCCCGTACGGCCGGCGGCGATGATGGGGGTGGTGGTGGTGATCTTTGTGTTGATCTGGCTGCCTTGGGCGGTCCTTCGGGCAGTGAAGAGTAAGCAGTGATCAGTGAACAGGGGGTAACGCAAGCTGTGCACTGTGGACGGGTCGCTGTTTACTACACTTTCCGTTGGAGTCGGATGTCGTTCATGCCGTGGTAGGTGAGGAGGAGCGCACCGTTGGCGGCGTATTTTTCGAAGAGCGCATCGATGAGTGCTTCGTCGCCGGGCCAGGGGAAGGCGAAGATGATGTCGAAGTCGTCGGCGTCGACGCCTAGTTCGTCGTAGCCGGACGCTTCGCCGGTGCGTAGCCAGGCCTGCTGAGAAAGTGCGTCGACGAGTTCGTCGCCGTCGTCGGGGATCAAGCTGCCGTGTGCGATCTCGGCTTCAAGGCCGTGGTCGTCGAGCAGTGCCCGGGCTTCATCGACCAGGTCGCGGTGGATCTCGATGCCGCTGGCGGAGAGGCCGAGCGATTCTGCGAGGCCTGCGACGACGCCGAAGCCCGCGCCCCATTCGCAGAACACGTCGCCCGGCGCAGCGCGGAGATCGAGCAAGGCGACGAGCGCGCGGTAGACCATGACGAAGTCGCAGGGCACGAACGCGGCGACCGGGTCGTTGTTTTGCCGAGCGCGCATGAAACGGTCGATCCGCTCATCCGCGTCGTCTAGGAGTGCAACAACATCGGCGGGGCGCTCGATGGCTTCGTCGATTGTGAGTTCGATTTCGATCAGCGGCATCAGGCGGGCCTCGCGTGCATGTACAGGCCCGGCGAGCTTATCGTCGGAACAACTGCGGCGTCGATTTTACAGCCGTCTGCGCCGCGCCGTCATCAGCGCGAGGCCACTCAGCAGCAAGACGAGTCCGGCGGGCTCGGGGACCGTCGCCGGACCGAGCGCGGTGGCACTGCCCCAGTTGGCTCGGAGCAGGTCGAGGTCAGATTGGCCGACGAAGCCGTCGGCGTCGAAGTCGCCCAGTGTCCATGCGTCGGTGCCGACAC
The sequence above is a segment of the Phycisphaeraceae bacterium D3-23 genome. Coding sequences within it:
- a CDS encoding TIGR02206 family membrane protein; this translates as MPVIASESVFTSAAHVAMLFLTAWVIFSAVALGRVAHEGRVRKGLAVVGVLIWIGSGLFFSMWPTEMNDSGGMKLEESLPIQACDLLALFAPLSLVVSSKWLRAIVYFGAIGLTTQAFLTPVIETGPGTMRFWVFWAVHISIVLCALFELMVGGYRPDVIALMRAIGFWLVYALAMIALDAKTGWYYGYLGPEIPETAEDSILQYLGDWPVRPAAMMGVVVVIFVLIWLPWAVLRAVKSKQ
- a CDS encoding GNAT family N-acetyltransferase, which gives rise to MSTPTPLFKINVAGQKPIRDTMIRASRPIVERALRFPAMNAIYEAIQAKPEDTRHFADKALDHLGVELDVLEEQLGRIPKTGPVVLVANHPFGGIEGLILTALLHKHRPDSKLLANAMLAMIPELRDSFFFVDAFEGKEAVRNNLASTRNAMRWVAEGHLLGVFPAGEVSHLKLRKRAVIDPKWNPIVARILQKTGAAAVPVFFDGYNSKLFQAAGLIHPRLRTVMLPTEMLRKRKAPVSMRIGSPITPQRMARFDKASNLTDYLRVRTYLLKPEHKREAVETTDKPKLQRIIDPVPQEQLVDALADLPDKHLLLQQGEFDVFYTVKPHPPTLMREVGRLREETFRLVGEGTGHPLDLDRFDDDYLQLLVWNRDKNELVGGYRMGQSDLLLAAHGKDGLYTSTLFKFRKNLLQQISPALELGRSWVAKDYQRSFSPLMLLWKGIGAYMAANPKYRYIFGPVSISADYTSMSKQLLTAFLTMNRFLPDLGKLIRPRNPLSLSDSRQFDRKAFSTVAGSLEEINELVSELEADGKPMPVLLRQYLKLNGQLMGFNVDPDFGDVLDGLILIDVPAVDPRILKKYFGKEASEQFRRHHGMVE